One stretch of Natronobacterium gregoryi SP2 DNA includes these proteins:
- a CDS encoding cytochrome c maturation protein CcmE domain-containing protein → MDRKVKVVVGGVGIVVLLAVLATTTMGSATQFVTPTDLAETDDHDDSVVKLEGQAVAVDDGDPITFDVADGNDTKPVTYDGEMPETMSDGRVVVAEGHFDGEELAADDLTVRAHEGEHPEDHPATDTNETLDHHESHDTADAEKSDDEQYDGNESNYGDGLL, encoded by the coding sequence ATGGATCGGAAAGTGAAGGTAGTGGTCGGTGGCGTCGGTATCGTCGTTCTGCTGGCGGTGCTGGCGACCACGACGATGGGGTCTGCTACCCAGTTCGTCACTCCGACCGACCTGGCAGAAACCGACGACCACGACGACTCCGTCGTCAAACTCGAAGGGCAGGCCGTCGCCGTCGACGACGGCGACCCAATCACCTTCGACGTTGCAGACGGGAACGACACAAAGCCGGTGACTTACGACGGCGAGATGCCCGAGACGATGTCCGATGGCCGAGTCGTCGTCGCCGAAGGACACTTCGACGGCGAGGAACTCGCAGCCGACGACCTGACGGTTCGAGCCCACGAGGGCGAACATCCAGAGGACCACCCTGCGACCGACACGAACGAAACGCTCGACCACCACGAATCACACGACACCGCCGACGCCGAGAAATCGGACGACGAACAGTACGACGGCAACGAGAGCAACTACGGAGACGGATTGCTGTAA
- a CDS encoding molybdopterin-dependent oxidoreductase codes for MRETRLVAIVTLLAAGISSVATSFGIYATSERFLVSSFNRLVLEVLPGWFVSTFIQVLGDLALELSMLFSGAILSVVVGAVAVGGYRLGASIRPSSRELAGTVLAVALVFVVTYPVVGAASAVVLPAIVGGAVVAGFDLALTSNEPTGDVRSDRRVVVQAVGAVAAYNVVAHGLGFVRRSQTRRSERELQGQATRREAEHLVAEANDAGIDADGIKPLISEIGEFYRVDINPTPPTVDADAWNLSVTGLVDEELELEYDDIRGYETINQYKAIRCLSDGIDGEQLDTAVWTGCRMGDVLEDAGVQEDGEYAMVRGVDDYFYSIPLEDLADSLLAFGMNGMELPAGHGYPVRLLVPDRWGKLHVKWLTDVEIVGEEAGGYWEERGWNGMGPVNAVTKVDRINRPDDGRIQLVGHAYAGARGVEAVELSIDGGDSWEEATLSEPLPDPDTTRQWRYEIDPSADDPDSYDVYARTIDGEGTVQPEERTDPYPDGATGWAQRTVRRQ; via the coding sequence ATGAGAGAGACACGTCTCGTTGCCATCGTAACGCTGCTTGCAGCAGGAATCTCGTCGGTTGCGACGTCGTTCGGCATCTACGCGACCTCCGAACGGTTCCTCGTCTCGTCGTTCAATCGACTCGTTTTAGAGGTGCTTCCCGGCTGGTTCGTCTCCACGTTCATCCAGGTGCTCGGCGATCTCGCACTCGAGTTGAGCATGCTGTTCTCGGGTGCGATACTCTCTGTAGTCGTCGGTGCCGTGGCAGTCGGGGGGTATCGCCTGGGTGCGAGCATCCGCCCGTCTTCGCGGGAACTCGCAGGCACCGTACTCGCAGTGGCACTGGTTTTCGTCGTAACGTATCCTGTCGTGGGAGCAGCTAGCGCGGTCGTTTTGCCGGCGATCGTTGGTGGTGCCGTCGTCGCAGGGTTCGACCTCGCGTTGACATCGAACGAGCCGACCGGCGACGTGCGCTCCGACCGGCGTGTGGTTGTCCAGGCCGTCGGAGCCGTCGCCGCGTACAACGTCGTCGCACACGGGCTCGGCTTCGTCCGCCGGAGCCAGACTCGACGATCCGAACGCGAACTCCAGGGACAGGCGACGAGACGCGAAGCCGAACACCTCGTCGCGGAGGCGAACGACGCCGGGATCGACGCCGACGGCATCAAACCGTTGATCTCCGAGATCGGCGAGTTCTACCGGGTCGACATTAACCCGACGCCACCGACAGTCGACGCCGACGCCTGGAATCTCTCGGTAACCGGCCTCGTCGACGAAGAACTCGAACTCGAGTACGACGACATCAGGGGGTACGAGACGATCAACCAGTATAAGGCGATCCGCTGTCTGAGCGACGGTATCGACGGCGAACAACTCGACACCGCGGTCTGGACCGGCTGTCGGATGGGCGACGTGCTCGAAGACGCGGGCGTGCAAGAAGACGGAGAGTACGCGATGGTACGCGGTGTCGACGACTACTTTTACTCGATCCCGCTCGAGGATCTCGCGGACTCGCTGCTTGCTTTCGGAATGAACGGGATGGAGCTTCCGGCCGGCCACGGCTACCCCGTTCGCTTGCTCGTTCCGGATCGATGGGGGAAACTCCACGTCAAGTGGCTCACCGACGTCGAAATCGTCGGCGAGGAAGCAGGCGGTTACTGGGAAGAACGCGGCTGGAACGGGATGGGGCCGGTCAACGCGGTGACGAAAGTCGATCGGATAAACCGCCCCGACGACGGCCGTATTCAGCTCGTCGGTCACGCGTACGCAGGCGCTCGTGGCGTCGAGGCAGTCGAACTCTCGATAGACGGCGGCGACAGTTGGGAGGAGGCGACGCTGAGCGAACCACTTCCGGACCCCGACACGACCCGCCAGTGGCGCTACGAGATCGACCCCAGCGCGGACGATCCAGACAGCTACGACGTCTACGCGCGGACGATCGACGGCGAGGGAACCGTCCAGCCGGAAGAGCGAACTGACCCATACCCCGACGGAGCAACCGGCTGGGCACAACGAACCGTTCGCCGACAATAA
- a CDS encoding CcmD family protein, whose amino-acid sequence MDYLLLFAYGIVFGAILVYVLYLRNRLSAVEQRLEDVTNEPESNRGD is encoded by the coding sequence ATGGATTACCTACTACTCTTCGCGTACGGCATCGTGTTCGGAGCAATCCTCGTCTACGTCCTCTATCTCCGCAATCGGCTTTCGGCGGTCGAGCAGCGACTCGAGGACGTGACGAACGAACCAGAATCGAACCGAGGAGACTGA